In Eleginops maclovinus isolate JMC-PN-2008 ecotype Puerto Natales chromosome 10, JC_Emac_rtc_rv5, whole genome shotgun sequence, the following proteins share a genomic window:
- the tecpr1a gene encoding tectonin beta-propeller repeat-containing protein 1 encodes MPVSLLWAVDVYGRVYSLSTAGQLWEQCRDAQMELKRVTAAQQCCWGIACDNNIYLNVHASDLPIRYQEETYENQRWNPVDSFSDRLLPSDRWQWSDVTGLQHQPLDGFLLPSDSWGWEGEWHLDENFEGDPTEKGGWTYAIDFPAYYTKDKKWNSCVRRRRWLRYRTYKAMDTWAKIPPQHTTLPDPFSDISCGGWEINEEPRGRLSLWAVSLQGKVWFREGIYHLNPEGSVWEEVSLPGEVIQISCGPGDLVWAVLWEGQLLVREGVSRDCPKGTSWVTVESPSPDVGATHVAVGVNVVWALTKDNKVWFRRGVNSHNPCGSGWINMVGEMIMINVGLNDQVLAISSEDRAVYFRQGVTSSELSGKTWRAITLPRDGDRSHSSASASSLQSAGIYFCGEVRAQSAVSDVESERGSTDGAAGLITSSSPESFVDAPTEQPVDAPKPRIPKVTSDSFISELVSDREPAKTSREGTPAVLEEEPLALEEDLKAPCAGVAISPLDPQWSNVDLEEAQSQQAQTGVVLDSADTCSLSSVATYTLAMEDPYGTDERPLWAWVSGGGCNVDSHSQLNWFNSMNASSLVQSVQSMSLSVSPAQTAAWRRQIFEQLSERTKREMDNFRHYEQAIEQSVWVKKGTMQWWRDWKPHKWIDVHFALEQFSGPEGNKDGILFIYYNFYEEKKYLHAFINEVNILVPVLNDSKHSFAIYTPERTKQRWPIRLSAATELEMQDWLALLSVSCCDSRGIQGPPSKQASWSITCKGDIFVSEPSPSLEAMPYPTPCDQMFWRQVGGHLRIVECNSVGIVWGIGYDHTAWVHTGGYGGGFFQGMASSMDNIYTQSDSKSVYIYENQRWNPVTGYTNRGLPTDRYMWSDASGLRECTKTNMKPPSPQWTWMSDWSVDYSVSGGADRDGWQYAADFPASYHGHKTLKDFVRRRRWARKCKLTTTGPWQEVPPISLSDVTILPCAAQISVDVVPLWAISNKGDVLCRLGVTTLTPAGSSWLHVGTDQPFKSISIGAASQVWAIAKDGSAFYRGSVSAESPAGDSWYHIPSPAKQKLKQVSVGRASVYTVDENGNLWYRQDVTPSYPQGSSWEHISNNVRKVSVGPLDQVWIIADKVQGSHSLSCGTVCHRLGVEPLEPKGQTWDYGIGGGWDHITMRGNCMEPPRIRLPSLAALAPQSPLPVSTEVNGDAVGC; translated from the exons ATGCCCGTCTCCCTGCTGTGGGCGGTGGATGTGTACGGCCGGGTCTACAGCCTGTCCACGGCGGGGCAGCTGTGGGAGCAGTGTCGCGATGCTCAGATGGAGCTGAAGCGTGTGACGGCCGCTCAGCAGTGCTGCTGGGGCATCGCCTGCGACAACAACATCTACCTGAACGTCCACGCTTCAGACCTGCCCATACGATACCAGGAGGAGACCTACGAGAATCAG CGCTGGAATCCCGTGGATAGTTTCTCGGATCGACTGTTGCCAAGCGACCGCTGGCAGTGGAGTGATGTCACCGGGCTGCAGCACCAACCTCTGGACGGCTTCCTGCTCCCCTCCGACAGCTGGGGGTGGGAGGGCGAATGGCACCTGGATGAAAACTTTGAGGGAGATCCCACAGAGAAAGGG GGATGGACCTACGCCATTGACTTTCCCGCCTACTACACCAAAGACAAGAAGTGGAACTCCTGTGTCCGTCGCAGGCGATGGCTCCGCTACAGGACATACAAAGCCATGGACACCTGGGCCAAG ATCCCCCCACAGCATACCACTCTCCCAGATCCTTTCAGCGACATCAGCTGTGGAGGGTGGGAGATCAACGAGGAGCCCAGGGGCCGGCTGTCACTCTGGGCTGTTTCCCTGCAGGGCAAG gTTTGGTTCAGAGAGGGAATCTATCACCTGAATCCTGAGGGCTCTGTGTGGGAGGAGGTGTCTCTCCCCGGGGAGGTGATCCAGATCAGCTGTGGCCCCGGGGATCTGGTCTGGGCGGTGCTGTGGGAGGGCCAGCTCCTCGTCAGGGAGGGCGTCAGCAGAGACTGCCCCAAAG GAACCTCCTGGGTCACGGTGGAGTCTCCCAGTCCTGATGTGGGAGCCACACATGTCGCCGTGGGAGTCAACGTCGTTTGGGCTTTGACCAAGGACAACAAA GTGTGGTTCAGGCGCGGCGTTAACTCCCACAACCCCTGTGGCTCGGGCTGGATCAACATGGTGGGAGAAATGATAATGATCAACGTCGGACTAAACGATCAG gtgttggCTATCAGCTCAGAGGATCGGGCGGTGTACTTCAGACAAGGTGTGACCTCCAGTGAGCTGAGCGGGAAAACCTGGAGGGCCATCACCCTCCCCCGAGACGGAGACAGATCCCACTCCAGTGCCAGCGCAAGCTCCCTGCAGAG CGCTGGAATTTATTTCTGTGGGGAGGTGCGCGCTCAGTCAGCAGTGAGCGACGTGGAGTCAGAGAGAGGATCTACAGACGGAGCCGCCGGCctcatcacctcctcctctcccgaGTCCTTCGTCGATGCCCCCACGGAACAACCTGTCGACGCCCCTAAACCCCGCATCCCCAAAGTCACCAGCGACAGCTTCATCTCTGAACTCGTCTCCGACCGAGAACCAGCAAAGACCTCCAGAGAGGGAACTCCTGCTGTTCTGGAGGAGGAACCCCTCGCCCTGGAGGAAGATCTCAAAGCCCCCTGTGCAGGTGTAGCTATATCCCCTCTGGACCCCCAGTGGAGTAACGTGGATCTGGAGGAGGCGCAGAGTCAGCAGGCTCAGACTGGAGTCGTGTTGGACTCTGCTGACACCTGCAGCCTGTCCTCAGTTGCCACTTACACCCTGGCCATGGAGGACCCGTACGGGACGGATGAGCGCCCTCTGTGGGCCTGGGTCAGCGGGGGCGGCTGCAACGTGGACAGCCACTCCCAACTCAACTGGTTCAACTCCATGAACGCCTCAT CTTTGGTCCAGTCAGTCCAGTCCATGAGTCTGTCCGTCAGCCCGGCACAGACGGCAGCCTGGAGGAGACAAATCTTTGAGCAGCTCAGTGAGAGGACCAAGAGAGAGATGGATAATTTCAGACATTATGAACAAGCCATAGAACAG TCAGTGTGGGTGAAGAAGGGAACCATGCAGTGGTGGAGAGACTGGAAGCCTCACAAGTGGATCGACGTTCATTTTGCCTTGGAGCAGTTCTCAGGACCAGAGGGCAACAAGGACGGCATCCTCTTCATCTATTATAACTTTTATGAGGAGAAGAAG TACCTGCACGCCTTCATCAACGAGGTCAACATCCTGGTCCCCGTGCTGAATGACTCCAAACACTCCTTTGCCATCTACACTCCTGAGCGGACCAAACAGAGGTGGCCCATCAGACTCTCAGCAGCCACAGAGCTGGAGATGCAAGACTGG CTGGCGTTGTTGAGCGTCTCCTGCTGCGACTCCAGAGGGATCCAGGGTCCTCCCTCCAAACAGGCCTCCTGGTCCATCACCTGTAAAGGAGACATCTTCGTCAGTGAGCCCTCCCCCAGTCTGGAGGCCATGCCTTACCCCACGCCCTGCGACCAGAT GTTCTGGCGGCAGGTCGGAGGTCACCTCCGTATCGTGGAGTGCAACAGTGTGGGCATAGTGTGGGGGATCGGCTACGACCACACGGCCTGGGTCCACACCGGAGGATACGGAGGCGGATTCTTCCAGGGCATGGCCAGCAGCATGGataacatttacacacagtCAGACTCCAAGAGCGTCTACATCTATGAGAACCAGAGGTGGAACCCCGTCACCGGATACACCAACAG aGGACTCCCCACAGACCGCTACATGTGGAGTGATGCATCAGGACTACGAGAGTGcaccaaaacaaatatgaaacccccctcccctcagtGGACATgg ATGTCTGACTGGTCTGTGGACTACAGTGTGTCGGGGGGGGCGGACAGAGACGGCTGGCAGTACGCGGCTGATTTTCCAGC GTCGTATCATGGCCATAAAACGCTGAAGGACTTTGTGCGGCGCAGGCGATGGGCCAG GAAATGTAAACTGACCACCACAGGACCGTGGCAGGAGGTTCCTCCCATCTCCCTGAGTGATGTGACCATCCTGCCGTGTGCGGCGCAGATCAGCGTGGACGTGGTTCCTCTGTGGGCCATCAGCAACAAGGGAGACGTGCTCTGCAGACTGGGAGTCACCACACTGACGCCTGCC GGATCCTCTTGGCTCCACGTGGGAACTGACCAGCCTTTCAAGTCCATCTCCATCGGAGCTGCCAGCCAGGTCTGGGCCATCGCCAAGGATGGTTCTGCCTTTTACAGAggatctgtctctgcagagagcCCTGCAG GAGACAGCTGGTACCACATTCCCTCCCCGGCCAAACAGAAGCTGAAGCAGGTGTCTGTCGGCCGGGCGTCAGTGTACACTGTAGATGAAAATG GTAACCTGTGGTACCGGCAGGACGTGACCCCCAGCTACCCTCAGGGCTCCTCCTGGGAACACATCTCTAATAACGTACGCAAAGTCTCTGTGGGGCCTCTGGACCAG GTGTGGATCATAGCAGACAAGGTGCAGGGCAGCCATAGTCTGAGCTGTGGAACGGTGTGCCATCGACTGGGAGTCGAACCTTTGGAGCCTAAAGGACAGACCTGGGACTACGGCATTGGG GGTGGGTGGGACCACATCACAATGAGGGGGAACTGCATGGAGCCGCCTCGCATACGTCTCCCTTCTCTGGCGGCCCTGGCCCCTCAGAGCCCCCTCCCCGTCAGCACAGAGGTCAACGGCGATGCTGTGGGATGCTAG
- the bhlha15 gene encoding LOW QUALITY PROTEIN: class A basic helix-loop-helix protein 15 (The sequence of the model RefSeq protein was modified relative to this genomic sequence to represent the inferred CDS: deleted 2 bases in 1 codon) produces MKSKGKAVKPSRRTWSDPSQSEPDTEPEQGSSEQEGSEASVRIRGSWRGSLRGGGRRRRTRGSNTKERSKRRLESNERERQRMHKLNNAFQALREAIPHVNTEKKLSKIETLTLAKNYIKALTTIVVDMSGAGLPAGGVSSEANAAKLLQCYQKHLEEEGEDDLTQYLTHMHSFSQRS; encoded by the exons ATGAAGTCCAAAGGGAAGGCAGTAAAACCCTCCAGGAGGACGTGGTCTGACCCGAGCCAGAGC GAACCAGACACAGAACCAGAGCAGGGCTCCAGTGAGCAGGAGGGATCGGAGGCCTCAGTCCGGATCAGGGGCTCCTGGAGGGGGTCTCTGAGGGGCGGAGGGCGGCGGCGCAGGACCCGCGGCTCCAACACCAAGGAGCGCAGCAAGAGGCGCCTGGAAAGCAACGAGCGGGAGAGGCAACGCATGCACAAACTCAACAACGCCTTCCAAGCGCTACGTGAGGCCATCCCTCACGTGAACACCGAGAAGAAGCTGTCCAAGATTGAGACTCTGACCCTGGCGAAGAACTACATCAAAGCCCTGACCACCATCGTGGTGGACATGTCTGGGGCCGGCCTGCCTGCAGGGGGGGTTTCCTCAGAGGCTAACGCCGCCAAGCTGCTCCAGTGCTACCAAAAGCacctggaggaggaaggggaggacgATCTCACCCAGTATCTCACCCACATGCACAGCTTCAGCCAGCGCAGCTAA